The nucleotide window CCATACAAAACATTATTGCAGCTTTTAAACACGGTTCTCTAATATTTCGAATTCCAAAGAAAAGTTATTAATAATCATAACCATAATGTAATAATGACGTTGGACGTCTTGTTACCTATGTCAGTATGTAAGAAGAAGAGTTCATTCCTGACTTATAAACAAAGCTGCAAGTTacgtaacaaaataaaaaatgacaaatttgcTAATGTACAAACGTTTTTGTGGCTTTACCAGCTCTATTTTTACAGCATGTGTTGGTATCCTTTAggctatttaaaaaatttcaatcttAATGAATTGTATCGCAATTCTACGCACAGTTTGTCAGAAGAATTTTGACTTCAGTTGGTTTTACTCCGGGTGTTTCCCCACCACGAAAACCGCACGAGGCGCtctttttgtttactttgttacgtcatttcTTGTTTGGTAACTTGATACCTGTCACTTGTCAAACTAGTGCGGAGGGATGTCATGTAAGTTTGTAAGTTGACGAAAAACTGAACTAAATAGGATTATTGCATACCACGCGTAGCGCTTTAGCTGCGTAATCTACTTATATATCACTGTAATGGACAGAGGATTATATTATGAGCACTGATAAGCACCCGCTTGATCAACAATTATTACGCGCTTCGGCCAAAGGAAGACTTCATGATGTGATTAATTTACTTCAAAAAGGAGCAACACTTGCTGTGAATAAGGTTATATTGTGGTTTTTTGGCCATTACACATGAATGAAAGATATTTCAAATGTGTGTAAATTTCTGGTATGAATCCGGTTCACTACTCATCGTGTATGAATTCTTAGTAttgtctttttgtttttttaaaggaGTTATAACACCAAATTTGAGATCATATGTCTAATCACTCTTTTCACTTTATGTATAATTTGCActactttaaaaaacatgttataGTTAAATCAATTGGAATAAACAATTACTAAACAACATACAGtatgaaaatagtttttgttattattttgtcctaaaatttttgttgtgtaatttGATTTCATAATGCTTGAAATCGTAGGCTACAAATAGTTGTATTTTCTATTTggcaaagtaaaaattgaatttccaTTGGTTTGCTTTtgtgaaacaaaataataactttttgtaaagaaaatgcaaaattatgaTGCAGTTATTGTAATTGTATAACAAAAGTTATTATAGTTATTGTATAACAAAATTGGAAGTAATAATAACTTCTAAGCATATGTTTTACAGCATGGTCGAACACCTTTACATATTGCAGCACACCGTGGATATCTAGATATAGTTCGTACGTTACTACAAGCAGGTTGCAATCCAGATATTCAAGACGATGTAAGTAGTTCAATTTACCTCTACTAATTGCTGTTGATCATGTTTCATGACTAACACACGCCCATGCATAGcaattttgtatgaaatttatgttattttcGTTTGAGCTTCTGAGTGATTTTACTATGTCTGATTGGAAATTCCATTTCATATGAAtgttagatatatatatatgtatagtCCATTAGACTATGTGTCTGTGTTAACTAAGTTATGCtatgcattgtttattttttttcatttactaTGGAGAATGGcggcaaaacattttcatagGTATTTATAATATTTAGTGATTATAATTTATAGTATTTATCATTCAGCATactaaatgttttttgcaattaaaagGTATTGAGAGTTTAAATATGTTCAAAGTGTCTTCATTTGTTGTATGAACAGAGGTATACTGCCTAGTGCTTAGGTAATAGATCATTATCATACAAAATGTTGACGTGTAGTCCACATTTTCACTATGACAAGGTGacaattgctttaaaaaaaactcttgactaaaataaaagtgtttatAAACATTAAGATATCAAAAGCCTGTAACTTTGCTGAAATGAATAGAGGAGTTGgcaaatttcacaaaaattacCTATTTATTTGTTATGTATTTATCTATCTAATCTACTTATAAGCTTGGTTACAAATGTAGTAGCAATGCTTCTAAATATATAATATTCTCCATAATTTATGTATTACATGTTAGTTttgtcaaattgttttttgcttaACCTTTCAAAGTATAGGAAAAACATTGTTGAGGTAACGGTACTTCAATTAATCATTCAACTCTCTTTCATTTTTAAGTACCACCATGTTTGTTCATCACTTTTTACTACAAATAcaacagaaaaagaaaagtgaaagcaaaatatttagctTATTGTGTATGAAGTGGTTCACTATTTCATTGCGTATTTACATGTTACGGctgttaaaactttatttttgttgcctgTAAAATTTAGTATTTCTCACATACAGTATTTTTACGTTATGTTGTACGAGAACATAGGGCTGTTTAAAACTATTATATTGTTGTTACGCAATTTATACTGAAACATTTATTACCATTTACACCTTTTTTTGTTAGAATGGTGACACTGCATTACACAGGGCAGTAACTGCAGGGTATGAGAGAATAGTGCAGCGTTTACTAGATGAAGCATGCAGTGTGGACAGACAAAATAACGTAAGTGTATATATACTGAAAGTGTTCCTTTATGATGACTCTCTGACATGTGTATGAGTTATATATATTGTAAagacacaaaatttttattggggCTGTAAAAGAGTTGTTTTCAACTATGGTATGTTGTGGGAAAACACACATTCTGCATAAGGATTGTTGTGTTTGTACATCCAAATACCACATCATGCCAGACCAAAACATATATTACGTTAGTACTCTCTACATAAGAGTTaataagtttatattttttgtgttcAGCTTGGAGATACTGCTTTGCATGAAGCTTCCAGATGCGGATATAGCAGAATAGTAAAATGCCTTATCCAAGCAAGTGCCAATGTTTCATGTAGAAATAAGGTTAGCTAGATGGTACTTTAGATAAAACATGCAGCTTGTGatgttaaacataaaatacaaCTTAGTAGGTATagttacagtatatacattctggttaaaattaaattcagTGTTTGTGTCATTACTATTTACAGTTAACTGAATTTACTTGATTGATTAAAAATATACATATGATTGATTTAATCGTGTCACCTCACCATGAAACATTACATGAAATCAACGTGAACAAATCTGTTTTCATCTTGgtaattcaaaaaattctttACATTGCTGCTATAATGTAATGATGGTATCTGAAAATAGTTATCTATGTGTGGTAGACTTGtagtaatataaaatttacatcatttccatatacagtagtagaCATATAACGTCTGATATGGATTCTGTATTTCCCACGTAGCTGTTTATTCCCACTCCACACCAAACGTAATGACATGTTACGGATCTTTGTCATCTGTTTGTTTCTATAAGATGTTCGCATAAAGGTAAACATGTTttcatagaaaaaaaaactttaatttagAATGGGGATGTTCCTCTTCACATGGCCTGTGCAAATGGTCATGCTACGTCCACTCAACAGCTTCTTTCTGCAAGTTCAAATCCATCAGCAAGCAACAAACAAGGAGATATGCCATTGCACTTGGCTGTTCGATTTGCTCACTGCACCTGCACACGCTTGCTCATTGGATCTAACTGTGACATTAACCACCAAAATGAAGtaataatatattttaagTTTGATCAAGGTGATATTAATATTTGTACCATTCTAAGTTCTGAAATCAGTCTTTAACTACTTTTAGCTAAAATGCAAATTATTGTGCTGATCGCTAAGTGGGGATTGCTTGTAAGGCTCATGAATTGCTATTGTTCTCCTTACCCTAATTTAATGGTTAAACTAATTTAGAAATTAAACTCATTTGACCATACCTTTGTGATTGCGATTTCATATAGTTCGGAAATACAGCTTTACATATAGCTGTGGTAACACAACATCGCAAGATAGTTAGGATTTTGTTGGATGGAAAAGCAGAAGCTCAGAAGATATTGAATAAAAAACGTAAATCTCCAGTTGACCTGGCCAGGGACAATGAAAATGGTgaattgtgttttattttgtgtcaTAGCTCATAAGGTTATTTTTCATAAGtatcaaaatttaattatatacAATGTGCATTGTTGATATTATATGCTTGGTGTCATCCAAGTTTTAATAGTCTTATCTTAAGGATGGAAGTAATATAATCCTACATTAAAATAACTGTGTTTTGATAAGCTGTTGCTTATCAGTTCATCCCATCCTTTTAACATATAGTTATGCAACCACTGAAGCCTGACACATTCCTTGCCAACGATCCTGCATAACAAAAACGAATATGCCAATGAGAACTAGTAAATTCTTTGAATTCTTTTGTCAGCTTGGCCACTTGACCTTTTAGCATGAAGCGTTGCAATACAGCAGATGCTCTATTGTGTTATTATGATATTCTATATACCACATTGTGTTAACGCTCTTGTGTTTAAATCTGCTGAGTGAGCAAGTGGCCATAAAATGCTGCATGTGTCACTCCCTAGTTCATACCCAGATACTTGAAGCAATGCTTGTTCAGGGTTAATCCTGTTATCAGTTaactgtttgctgttgaaAACGGtttatgaaaaatgtttggtgAGGCTGTCTAAAAACCAATTTTATTTActcttttattattatttccaTGTAGGTTCACTTTGCTGTTGAACATTGTTACAATtgaatttcactttttatacatacatacatacatatatataaatatttgtgtatGTATGATTGCTTTACACATAAAAAGCTTTTGTTCATTACTTCACTTGGTACAGCATTTTTGAAAACGCTTTATGTAACAGTGCAGGAAGCATTGATGCCCAGTCAGTCCATATCCAAATCTTTCAATACACTGTTATTATAAGCATTTGTATAGTTACATGCATTTTGCACAACCTCTGTTGTTATTGTAGTAATAACATTTGCACACGGAATTGTGTTACCCAGACTTTGTTGTTACATCGCTTAGGGGAGTTGATTCTGATGCTGGTGTCAGGATCACGTCCACCTTCTCATAGACGAAGAGGAAGATCTCAGCACAAAACCTCATCTGCAAAATACCGCAGCAGGTCTGATCCAAGAGATGCACGAAGACAAGAAAATGTAAGAATGCTACTTGATTGACTTttgataattatttatttacttcatATACCATGTGCATAGAAATAGTTCTGGTTCCAATAATCAACTTGAGTATTTAGTAGATTGTAATAACATATTATGAAATAGATTTAGAAAAACTTCTGTagattttagaaatatttcatttttactttCGTAGAACAGTAGTGAAGAGTGCAATGCAAACACGTCTCTAAGAAGGTAAACAATTATCATGATACTTGTGATATCTTTTTTAGATAATGATGTTGTTTCATAGTTCTTGTTTTATTCATGATGACTGCGTTTTCAGGTAATTCAGAGTGTATGTAGCGACAGCGTTATCATAATATTTAAAGAAGAGGTGCCCGAAATTTTAAGTGCATGGTCCACATTACATTATTCTTGTGCCTCGGTGGCCCACAAAAAATTTActcaaattttttatcttaaaatttaTGATTAAATTCCTTGGCTGACTAAATATgctatattatttatttatttcctcGCTTTTTGAAAGTTCAAACTGGGAAGATGTGATGTAACAGCATGGAGATTGTAGCACTTTGAAGGTTAATGCGACGTAACCTCCGATACAGAAATTTGAGTGGGCTGATGATCATTTGTCACATAGAAAATTTCTGAAGACGTTTTTGTATCAGAGAAAATGTTCTTAGTGCTGTTGTCTGAGTGCACAACGCTTCTAGTGGAAATCAAAGCATCTGCTGCAATAAGAACACtgatattttgtttactttattattttgaaaaaaatgagaTTTGAAAAGTGTTGGTACTTTTTACCCTGTTGATGCAGTCttcaatcaaaatatttccaattaCACTATCGCTATATCTGAAAAGTTTAGATGTGCAGATATAAGCATACAAAAAtgccaaataaataaatattttaaaacataccATATTTAGGGTACAGGTTAAAATGCAGTAACTTAAAATGTTAGTGGACAAAACAGAATAGATAAATAACATTCAAGTCAACTCTATTCTCATCAATTTGCTTACGCCTCTGTAATTGTATTGCTGAagtattcaaattatatgcaCTAGAATGCCTAGGAAAAAGAAGATTAAAGACCGAAATTACACTCCTGGTCCAGAACTGTGCAGGTACAAAGAGGgttgtaataaaaaaagtaaatgatttaaatttcagtgtttaattttaaacctaATTTGTTCATTGattgcatgaaaaataaagGAATTTATATCGGGTATCAAgaagaaaattagaaaaccCGTCACCGAAAAAGGGTCTGGATGACTATCACAGAAAACTGGTGGTTAATCCTTATATAGTTCCACAACTATACACACTTCACAGGTATCAACGCTAAGCAAGATTGCATTTTACATGTAACCCAAAGGAAATAATTTGGAAAACAGATATAATGGAATAAGATTGTACACTAATTCAAGCATTTGTCCCTTTTGTTAGGGACCAAAATGGATCCATTCACCAAACACCTGTTGTTACTGACATACCAACTCCTCCACAAGTTGTAACTCATTTTGACAACGCCATACAGAGAACCAGACAAGATTTAACCTCTTCAATGGAACAGGTAACTTAATGTATAACGCAACCTTATAGAAGTGATAATCACAATAAAAGGAATGAAAGTATTATATTTGTATACATTTTGTTTGAACACAGCCAAATACAATTGcatatttaattcatttaaaaggTTTGGTAATTTAGGTTATCGATCATTTTTGTTCATGCTTGTTCTCTTGTCATTTAGGCTGCTACATCTTTGTCAAAACGAATCGACGAACTAAAAACGGAGACTGAGTATCAGCTGAAATCCTTAGACAGGATTACTTCTGAGCGAATTCGTGCTGAAAGAACAATGTGTTTGCACAGAATCGATCAGCGTGCAATGCATGAAAGAACTCATTCACAGCGAGATGTAATGGACAAACTGCAAGGCTGGATGGAATCCAGATTAGGGCAAAGGAAAGATAATACATATTCATATGATGTAAAACCAACTGACATAATATATCCACCAAGAAGCAATCACCATGATGGTTTATACAGTCACAATGACACCTACTCTCCAGACCATTGTGCAGGAAAATTGCATTCCACCCAACCAGCACATTTTCACCATCATAATTTGATGACAGAAAGTGAAGTCAGAAGCGTGGATTCTGGTGTTGGAGAAACATCTGGCATAAAAAATCTCGATTCTCTCACAATGAAATTTCCTGGTGATCTAACAGATCACACTGAGTTGGCTTCAAGGTTACACGAACCCTGTAACATTCAAGCTAAATCTGGTATTCATGCCAATGACTTGGCAGAAGGCTTACAGAAAACCATACAGTTACTTCCATTTGCTGATAATAAACAGTGCAATTCAGTAGTGTCTTCTTCTGCCAGCTTAGATTTTCATCCACACAATTTTGATCACCATAAAATTGACACAAGTTTGTCACACAAAGACATTAAAGAGCAAACTGACATTTGTAATAAAACACCTTTAACAAGTCATATGTTGCATGCTCATCCAGTGAGCTTTTCGTTTTCAAAACCACATGCACAACCACATTTACTACAGCACAGTACAATTGTTCATTCCTCAACAAAAGACTGGCAGAGAAGTGATACGGAAGATAGCGATTTAGCTGATCAAATTAGCAGCATCAGGCTTTAGTATAGCAGTAGCATATGCGGTAATCATTAAGCATAATATATTGCATTCCATAAGATGTACTAAGATAGTAGCTGCGTTGTCATTAGCATTCCACATTAATAACGTGTAATATTTTTGCTCTGCTGTTTATGAATAATGGGCAGCCATGTTTAGATTAAAGTAGATCCAGTGACTAAACATGAATTTCTATGCgaacaacatgaaaaatttgatttgccgcatttacttgttaaaattgtcTAGTTAAACCATACATGGATAAGCATGAAGCCCCATTACGCAAAGGGCTCCTCGACAACCATTTGGTGTGACAATTATCCTTGTGTTATGAAGGTCTTTGTCAGAGGCAAAATCGATAAACACGGAAAGTTGGAacgaaaaatataattttaacaattgcTGTATTGAAGGCAAAAGTTGATTATTCTTTCTTCAAATTGTGTGTGAATATTTCAGTGTTGTTGTTctttatgtttttataaatgttaCTGGTAGGTTATTGGTTAAATTTATGTCTAAATTTAATATGGTTACATTTATTATTCTAGTAGTGCAATTATGCattgctttcaatttttttttgtgctTCCTTTATGTCCAAAGTCTTGTTTTATCATTTGTATACTTCattcaaaattaataaacttaatttaatattgtttcatataaaattgaaaaaaatgctaCTAAACTGTGTTGATATGCTATTTAATAGCTTAACAAGGTGTGTcaaaataaagatttgtttttacgttttaatgtttttcaattttatggAGTGGTACATCatagatatttttaaattgtattttgtattatttaaatttcaagtGTGCTTAAGATTAGCAATTCCAAGTTTTTTACTTCAATCTCAGCCCTTAATCATTGGAATTCTTGCTGATTAATCtatattttaaaagatttttattcCATATTTTTGTACATTAACTGGGTACAGTGCTCTTGCAACTACCTactggaaaaaaattttttcattaaaaagttttttggttTTCCTATTatagtttttactttttggaACATTTGTTGCTCTTAGTTCGACCATTTCATATGCGTAACGTATGACTATTTTGCATTCATAAATCACTGTCACTGCCTTCAATAGAATCATTTCCATCTAGTCTGTCATGATTTACTTGAAGACAGAGTTTTATAGTGGTAATTTATGCTTTTGGACAGAATCACAGATTAATCATTGTACggctgttaaaattttttttttatagaaaataGGCTAAAAAAGGTTGAAATCAAATGAGAATACAGTTTTAATAACACCGTAGTAATGACTTCAATATTCACCTTTCCTGAATAGTATTTgaaactaaaaagtttgaaaaggGTCTACTAAACTCCTGTCAAGTCAAAAGTAGTCTTTGTCTCATCCAACCATATTTATTATGTAGACATCGAGATACATATTTTTAGAACAGAACTGAATCTCAAAAGATTCAAATCCatatttgtatattttcaaAGTCCTAGGAATTCCCTTtccttttaaaattatatactTTCGTTAGCACATACAGTCGATTTTAGAGTTCAATTTTTGTCAGAAAAAACATGCCGTAAACTACAACAATGCATAAAACCTTGAAAAAGTGACATTTTATTAACAATTTTCTACAATGATCAGCATAACACAATTgttaaataaaacttgcagcaatgctctgtcgcagttttactGCAATATTAATTATAGGCACTACACATACTATTAAATGTGGCACAAAGTAAGTAGCAGTGTGGCAGTACTGAAAAGCATATTACTGATATTCAATTGCAACAATTTCTGTCCCGATATACCGAGAAAAAATGTGCAACGAATCCAAAATGGCTTCAGCTAATCCagtaaaaacttttcaatgctTTTTCATAATCTAGTTCTTGCAATATGTCACAGTATTTCTAAGTAATATTTCAACCTTAATTCAATGACTTTTATGTCAACAATCTATGTCAAGTTGTTTCTTTTGTTGGTATACTACAATTATCTTTTCCTTGATCAAGCAAAACATAAACACCTCATACTACAGGATAATAACGTATAGTAGCATGTTAGAACCTGCAAAAATCACTCTGAAAGAGGTAGGAACAGATATAAGATTACATACACACTTTATACAATATTGTGCTTAAGCAATATCAAGTTTTATGACAGCAAAAGTTCTTAAAACAGAAGTCATACATTCAAtaagttaaactttaaagcaTTTTCTGCATGCATTTCCAAATATTCTGGAAgcataaattcaaaaaaaagcTCATTAATATCAGATGTTTTTATCTCAACTTAAGTGGCaggaaatatgaaaaattgtGAGGTTGATAAAATGTAGGACTTCTATAAATGGTTTAAAAAGCCCTGTTAAATTAATGGTTGGTGGTTAGAGGTTGGTTTtgttcttttgaaaatgttcatgGAAGAAcattaaatatgaaaaaattaaattttggcTCACAGCTTTCAGTCAGTTTAGTGGACCAGAACAAAACTTGGTGCTACGTTTGATTTTATATGTAAGTCATCCACTATCATTAAAGCCTAAGGCATGTTTACTGTGTGCGCTAATTTCTAGGCAGAATTATGAAATCTTTTGAGAAATTGTATCTTTACTTATTTCACAACAAAATGTAACGTAGAAATTGGCTTTTAAGTGTTAGACACCTCCTTAAGCAAAAAATGCATGTTTAACTTAAGGGATTAACCTAAATTTGCTACAACCAACTTTCCAGATAATGCGAACGGAAAAGCAAACAGATTAGCACAAGATAAAAGTCAAAATCcagaattaaaacaaagcaaaatatttgtcataTCTGCAAGTAACCAAAATGAAGTCAAGGATAATGTCTGATAATCATAGTTTACTAGATTTACAAAAGTAAACCAGGCAAGCAGAGATTGTTAAACTAACTTTAGTGATCAAAAGCGAACACAACagtttaataaaatgaaaacgacAAATAAATGTTGATGAAAAATAGTTCAAAGGTCTATATGTTAAAAACTGCTCGCTGATCTTACATCTATAACTCATACAGATTGGTTTTCCCTCTTGACTTCAGTAAACCAGCAAACAGTGTTCGCCAGTGAACTCTGGTCTGCAATTACACCAACTTATGTTTACAAACATACATTTAAGCTTTTTATGCATGGCGCCACATACGCAGACACCTTTCTTTAAAGAACTGCTTAGAACTTGTAAAGACACTGTGTTCCTATAACCAACTTAGATTTGTAGATAAACATGTGTAATGTGTACAAGAAAAATGTTcaacaacaaattataaatgaaatgagttttgtttctttgcaaATTATAGAAAATACGGTGTTGTGGTCCTTGATGGTATGACTCTCATATTGTCAGGCactgctctgaataactttgCTTCACGTTCCTGGGGTGATCTGATAACCATGATTGCTGCAACATTACCACATCGATAACAATAATTCGGGGCCGACCACACAGTGACAAGATGATCATTAAACATGTATTTATATCCATCATGTACAACTTGGTGTGCTCGACAGATCAACGAAAGATCATTTAAATGAACAAATTCCTGTGTAACTTTGGCACCGAATAACCATCCTGCTCCGCGATTACTGATGGCCCAAGTGTCAACATCTTCTGGATCAGACCACACTAAATCACAAAACGGTCCTTTGTGAGGTATTTCCTGCTGACGGTCTATGATGCGGATCTGATCAAGGGTTTTAATATCTGGCGATAAACCTCCATGCACACACAAGATCTTATTATCGATAATGGCAGCAATTGTAAGCAAGTCAAACACCTTTGTGCAGTATCTCCAAGCATTTGCATTGCCATATTTCGTTTGACATTCATCATAAAATCCATACACTTGTGTGATTTGCCTTGTTTCATGATTTCCACGAAGCAGGGTTATCTTGTCAGGCCACTTTGCTTTCAAAGTAAGCAAATAAGTGAAAGTTTCCAGGCTGTAGTAACCTCTGTCAACAAAATCTCCCATGAAAATATAACTTGTTTCAGGAATTTCTCCTCCTGTGCGAAATAACTCtagtaaatcataaaactGTCCATGAATATCACCGCACACTGTTACAGGAGTTGAAACAGGTTGCACATTTGATTCTTCGAGCAGCAAATCACAGACATAATCACATAACCTTTTGAGATAATTCTCTGGCAAATACTTGCACTCCTTGGCCAAGGTGATCATTTTATCAATGTCAATTGAAatcatattttaattttgtagaaaCGCTTACA belongs to Clavelina lepadiformis chromosome 6, kaClaLepa1.1, whole genome shotgun sequence and includes:
- the LOC143462461 gene encoding uncharacterized protein LOC143462461, whose protein sequence is MSTDKHPLDQQLLRASAKGRLHDVINLLQKGATLAVNKHGRTPLHIAAHRGYLDIVRTLLQAGCNPDIQDDNGDTALHRAVTAGYERIVQRLLDEACSVDRQNNLGDTALHEASRCGYSRIVKCLIQASANVSCRNKNGDVPLHMACANGHATSTQQLLSASSNPSASNKQGDMPLHLAVRFAHCTCTRLLIGSNCDINHQNEFGNTALHIAVVTQHRKIVRILLDGKAEAQKILNKKRKSPVDLARDNENGELILMLVSGSRPPSHRRRGRSQHKTSSAKYRSRSDPRDARRQENNSSEECNANTSLRRMPRKKKIKDRNYTPGPELCRNLYRVSRRKLENPSPKKGLDDYHRKLVVNPYIVPQLYTLHRDQNGSIHQTPVVTDIPTPPQVVTHFDNAIQRTRQDLTSSMEQAATSLSKRIDELKTETEYQLKSLDRITSERIRAERTMCLHRIDQRAMHERTHSQRDVMDKLQGWMESRLGQRKDNTYSYDVKPTDIIYPPRSNHHDGLYSHNDTYSPDHCAGKLHSTQPAHFHHHNLMTESEVRSVDSGVGETSGIKNLDSLTMKFPGDLTDHTELASRLHEPCNIQAKSGIHANDLAEGLQKTIQLLPFADNKQCNSVVSSSASLDFHPHNFDHHKIDTSLSHKDIKEQTDICNKTPLTSHMLHAHPVSFSFSKPHAQPHLLQHSTIVHSSTKDWQRSDTEDSDLADQISSIRL